A DNA window from Candidatus Zixiibacteriota bacterium contains the following coding sequences:
- a CDS encoding diacylglycerol kinase family protein, producing the protein MQRPRRKTEPRRHVCVIVNESAATYRPEPIERLTAAIRKRGDQYTVIRPKSAHELSDAAQAACGRRRGRRLLPQMFERRGRVTSLVACGGDGTFNLVARAARFADIPVGLLPMGRFNNIGRSLYTDLGAAACIKRIAGREVRLIDVGNVSGQPFFGAIGLGLIPHLTRMLADQKTPRLGMGWARVVGQAASKIEPKKLVVKVDAFRFEISPTLLNVNLLSHAGGLAMSPASLTDDRRAEIIFDVSVGHRELGTFARQLHSGKFLYGANVRLFRGSVITIQPIQGRTLYLDGELIELPTNLVEIKIDDKQLKVFQ; encoded by the coding sequence ATGCAACGACCACGCCGCAAAACAGAACCACGCAGGCACGTCTGCGTAATCGTGAACGAAAGCGCCGCTACCTATCGCCCGGAACCGATCGAGCGATTGACCGCCGCGATCCGAAAACGGGGCGACCAGTATACTGTGATCAGGCCCAAGAGCGCTCACGAACTGTCGGACGCAGCTCAGGCGGCCTGTGGCCGGCGGCGGGGGCGACGTCTGTTGCCGCAAATGTTTGAGCGGCGCGGTCGGGTTACTTCCCTCGTGGCCTGCGGCGGTGACGGTACTTTCAATCTGGTAGCGCGGGCCGCCCGGTTCGCCGACATACCGGTCGGACTCTTGCCGATGGGCCGGTTCAACAATATAGGACGCTCACTCTACACCGATCTGGGCGCCGCTGCCTGTATTAAGAGAATTGCCGGACGCGAAGTTCGCTTGATCGATGTCGGCAACGTGTCCGGACAACCTTTCTTCGGCGCCATCGGGCTGGGTCTGATACCGCATCTAACCAGGATGCTGGCCGACCAAAAGACACCCCGCCTGGGGATGGGCTGGGCTCGTGTGGTGGGTCAGGCCGCGTCCAAAATCGAACCGAAGAAACTGGTGGTTAAAGTGGATGCTTTCCGTTTTGAGATTTCCCCCACTCTCCTGAATGTCAATCTGCTGTCGCATGCGGGGGGGTTGGCCATGTCGCCGGCCTCGCTGACCGATGACCGCCGAGCCGAGATTATTTTCGATGTTTCAGTGGGGCATCGCGAGTTGGGGACATTCGCCCGCCAACTCCACTCCGGCAAATTCCTTTACGGCGCCAACGTCCGGCTCTTCCGTGGTTCGGTTATCACCATCCAACCCATACAGGGACGGACTCTTTATCTCGACGGTGAACTGATCGAACTGCCGACCAACCTGGTCGAAATCAAAATCGATGACAAACAGTTGAAAGTCTTTCAGTGA